TGGGCGTAGGGTTACTGCTCACCGCCATTGCCCCCGAGCCGGCACACGAGCGCCACCCCATGAGCCTCGAGCAGGCAGTGGTGGAGCCGTTCAAGGATTTTTTCAGCCGCCACGGCGTGCAGCATGCCGTCGCGGTGCTGGTGTTCATGGTGCTCTACAAGCTCGGTGACAACATGGCGGTGGCGCTGCAAACCCCCTTTTACATGGACATGGGTTACAGCAAGTCGGAGATAGGCCTGGTGGCCAAGCACGCCGCCCTGTGGCCGGTGCTGGTGGGTAGCCTCATCGGTGGCCTGGTGATGCTCAAAGTCGGTATCAACCGCTCCCTTTGGCTGTTTGGGGTGGTGCAGTGCGCCAGTATCTTCGGTTACGCCTTGCTCGCTTCTCTTAATCCCGAGGCCCGCAATCTGTGGTGGCTGGCCGGGGTGGTAGGAGCCGAATACTTAGGGGTGGGCCTGGGGGCTGCGGCCCTGACCGCCTATATCGCCCGCGAGGCCAGCCGCACCTACCTGGCTACCCAACTGGCGCTGCTGACGGCGCTCACCGCCGTTCCCAGGGTTATCGCCAACGCCGCGACTGGCTACATGGTGGAATCTATGGGCTGGGTGCACTTTTTTATGCTGTGCGCGCTGGTGGCCATTCCCGGCCTGTTGATGCTGCCCAAGGTTGCCCCTTGGGCTCGCCGCCAAGATTGAGCAACACTTTGTTCACCGTTGAGCAAGGCGTCAGCCACTAGGTTAGACTGGCGCGAATCGAACAACGGAGACCGGATGCAGGCTGTGCTGCTCTCACCTAGAACCTATCAAATTCTGCTGGCACTGGCGCTGCTTACCACGGCGCTTTTTGCCATTACCAAAAGCAGCTATCCCCAACCCGGTGGCGACAAGACCATGCACGCCACCGCCTTTTTTGTGTTGAGCCTACTGACCTACGGTGCCTGGCGCCGCTACTTGCTCCCCCAATGGCTGGGCCTGGCAGCTTACGGCGCCCTGATTGAGCTGGTGCAGTGGTACCTGCCCTATCGCGATGCCAGCCTCTATGACTGGTGCGCCGACATGGTCGGTGTCGCCATCGCCTACAGCCTGGTGCTCGTCGTACGCAAATGGCCAAGATAGGTATTTTGGGCGCAGGCGCCATAGGTCGCCTGGTGGCCCAGCGCCTGAGAAAGGCAGACCAAGAGGTCACCCTCAAAGGCCGCGAGCCCGTTCAAGAAAACGACGCCGAGCTGTGGCTTATCTGCACCAAAAGCTATCAGGTTAAAGAGGCGGTGGCCGCCCTGTCACCGCCTTGTGACGTGCCACTGGTGTTGCTCTGTAACGGCCTTGGCCCCCACCAAACACTGGCCGGGCTTGTGAGCAACCCCCTTTACCTTGGCACCACCACTTATGGTGCCCGCAAAAGCGAAGGGGCAGTTGAGATGACAGGCCGGGGCCAATGCTGGTACGGCCATTACCGGGGCAGCAAAGCGCAGCTGGGGTTGGTGCACCGCGTCCTAAACCTGGCGCTGCCACCGGCGCAGTGCTTTGACAACGTATTGGCTCCCCTTTGGCGAAAGCTGGCCATCAACGCGGTGATAAACCCGCTGACCGCCCGCGATAAGGTGGCCAACGGCGCTTTGCTGGCAGATACCTATCAGGCCGAGATAACGGCTCTGGTCACAGAAATGCTGCCGGTACTGGCCGCAGAAGGACAGGCCTTTACTAAAGAGGCCCTGGTGGCGCAGATCCTTGCCGTAGCCGAAGCCACTGCCGCCAATACCTCGTCGATGCTGGCCGACCGCCTGGCCCACAGGCGCACCGAGATTGACGCCATCAATGGTTATCTTTGCCAAAAAGCGCAGATGCAGGGGCTTAGCACCCCGCGCCACCTGGCGCTTTGGCAGCAGATAACGGCGCTAGGCGAGCATTAAAAAAGCCCGGCAGTTGCCTAATGCCAGTCAGTTAAGCTGACTGGCATTTTTTCTTTCTCGCTGGATACTTGCTGTATTTTGGCCGGATGCAGCGTGGATATGACCGGTCT
This portion of the Gallaecimonas pentaromativorans genome encodes:
- a CDS encoding VanZ family protein translates to MQAVLLSPRTYQILLALALLTTALFAITKSSYPQPGGDKTMHATAFFVLSLLTYGAWRRYLLPQWLGLAAYGALIELVQWYLPYRDASLYDWCADMVGVAIAYSLVLVVRKWPR
- a CDS encoding ketopantoate reductase family protein, whose translation is MAKIGILGAGAIGRLVAQRLRKADQEVTLKGREPVQENDAELWLICTKSYQVKEAVAALSPPCDVPLVLLCNGLGPHQTLAGLVSNPLYLGTTTYGARKSEGAVEMTGRGQCWYGHYRGSKAQLGLVHRVLNLALPPAQCFDNVLAPLWRKLAINAVINPLTARDKVANGALLADTYQAEITALVTEMLPVLAAEGQAFTKEALVAQILAVAEATAANTSSMLADRLAHRRTEIDAINGYLCQKAQMQGLSTPRHLALWQQITALGEH
- a CDS encoding AmpG family muropeptide MFS transporter yields the protein MTDQPWWRLVFSRRMMLCVLTGFASGLPLFFLFQLVPGWLRDQQVDLGTIGLFALVQFPYTWKFLWSPLMDRFELPLLGLRRGWMLLTQLGLLLALGSFAFISPQNGLSMVIVAAVLVAVFSASQDIVIDAFRREILSDQELGLGNAVHINAYRLAGLVPGSLSLILADHLPWSTVFLITAAFMGVGLLLTAIAPEPAHERHPMSLEQAVVEPFKDFFSRHGVQHAVAVLVFMVLYKLGDNMAVALQTPFYMDMGYSKSEIGLVAKHAALWPVLVGSLIGGLVMLKVGINRSLWLFGVVQCASIFGYALLASLNPEARNLWWLAGVVGAEYLGVGLGAAALTAYIAREASRTYLATQLALLTALTAVPRVIANAATGYMVESMGWVHFFMLCALVAIPGLLMLPKVAPWARRQD